A single region of the Lonchura striata isolate bLonStr1 chromosome 19, bLonStr1.mat, whole genome shotgun sequence genome encodes:
- the EVPL gene encoding envoplakin, translating into MFKGVGKSSPSRSSPSRCSPVKPSKSSTNELAVLISRMQTNADQVEKDILETQSRLKQDSSNHQKNKAFEFQAENARNLKEAEILLKDLFLDVDRAKRLKHPQALEIEKDIQQLHERVTQLCAEYRARYEQLDIPELGPRVDWARILDQKMKQVNAGQYGPGMSELEKQIAEHNILQKEIEAYGLQIKNLRSGDVADLKSQYKDLLKASIWRGQSLGSLYHHLQGCTKELSYLTEQQTKILKQDWSDQMMDVQSVRREYEDFKSNDLLSQEEFVNHLQDDGDRMMELKHPAIKPIQAHQEALKNEWQNFLNLCICQESQLKSVESYKKFQDDAEAVSRSLKKMSSDLDTKYSKFNKDSPGVVSDLLLQLENEEKALKQAEKSITDLKRRSKEISPLKLRRTRPSQPLTLDTLCDWDAGEVQLTRGDKYTLKDNSNPEMWVVQSSTGVVQEAPSACFSIPPPDPESIDKVNRLEGELNTVKQKRAAVQGTLRRSQKEQVQPSQQAVSRNPPAVQDDPQADRLLSSLDRVGKDLVQVEKEVLNRVRSPVNYSDPTDDLGRRIKQQQETTKKLENLGAAKDALQKECETYLSKKPSSTSASQLPVTLNALRSKYNDVNMLSSLYNEKAKAALNLETQIENTDKIVSTFEAKLAQDSIIPASPNALQDRANDLQKMRRDLVAQEGCVLKLNRGLKDAEHSCSAVQNNFQEYCPDLPRQKREVQLLNDRYHAVADQLDQREKTLRNISLTYQQFQNSNENLMFWMNNLPKHQVKTTDGPSQINYKLQAQKRLVEEIQGKEPERNALVRLSQNVQSTLNDYELEAGKYSSSLDPSLTDSAAKRLRVTPLQESIQAQENDVTKLYMELAAENKQQLSRLEFAKKIVEKKEVHEDIEAVHEQTQKAENKMKTSRESEGLKLQLEEERRKVARIEEDLEEHRNKLLMLKTQKPIERVEEKEVIEYYRDPQVESNLSRMVQQIEEEGKKRQSLQEDIDVMSRKLAQMESEKKVAPAQLLTKEITKIEKDPSLDGQAASLHQEIKHLQEESLAAASELEQLKRELHMLERKQPNIREKVVVKELIKLEKNPEMLKSVRTLQLQIDDESFKRKSAEEAIVKVKNKIEEVERLIETAEPKIIVKEVKQVEQDPELLKETSKLKTLIEEERSKNLMLTGELGELQTQYSIAEKQKPRIEVKERVNEIFMVDPETERQIAHLKRELQEVTLKRTKIDSEVEEALAELKVLRSQKPEVEFKEVIEEVVKHEKSPEILREIDRLKEQLNELVNTNGRTQEQLIRLQGERDEWRRERSKVETKLVNKEVIRYENDPLLEKEADRLRQEVRNMSQKRRAAEDAIYDLQNKYMLLERRKPEEKVVVQEVILTQKDPKLRDEHSRLRRSLDEEVSNRRRLERDVQQVRVLVEEQEKLLNFQEDRSKRLALEKEMRQITLRIKELEESPAPVQEKIIMEEVVKLEKDPVLEQSASNLRLELDREKMEVLNLQRECKNLQVQVDVLQKTKSQEKTIYKEVIRVEKDRALESERARIWELLSRERGAKQKVEEEVRRLREKIERAEGMKRTWAREETELQKARNLAIQERANLESELRELERQKQQKVLFLREESKLLSQRTENDRQKKKQLEHEVSLLEADILREKDHIYNKERLIRDLQSKVNREEINHETQMRETNLSTKISILDPDTGKDMSPYEAYKRGIIDRGQYIQLQELECDWEEVTTLGPNGEISLLLDKKSGKQYSIDDALRLRRITKEEYQLYRDGKIPISEFALLVAGETKPPSSLSIGSIISKSPLTSPTTHQAQTFFPPASQKGICDDTSPIAGVYDTTTNTKYNIKTAVAKKLLDPMTAQKLLEAQAATGGIIDLISRDRFSVHKAIERGLIDRTYMQRLLNAQKAFTGIEDPVTKRRLSVGEAVQKGWMTKESAFPYLQVQHLTGGLIDPKKTGRIPVLEAVQTGMITSNLANRLQDESNYEKDLIDPVTKEKINYKEAMALCQKDSLSHLLLLPAASEGYQRYHQASRSPRLSRFRH; encoded by the exons GTCCTCCACAAACGAGCTGGCCGTGCTCATCTCCCGCATGCAGACAAATGCTGACCAGGTGGAGAAGGACATCCTGGAGACTCAGTCCAGACTCAAGCAG GATTCCAGCAATCACCAGAAGAACAAGGCTTTTGAGTTCCAGGCAGAGAATGCAAGGAACTTGAAGGAAGCTGAGATCCTGCTGAAGGATCTCTTCCTGGATGTGGACCGTGCCAAGAGGCTGAAACACCCACAGGCTCTTGAGATAGAGAAAGA catccagcagctccatgagCGTGTGACGCAGCTCTGCGCCGAGTACCGGGCCCGCTACGAGCAGCTGGACATCCCCGAGCTGGGGCCCAGGGTGGACTGGGCCAGGATCCTGGACCAGAAGATG AAACAAGTCAATGCAGGGCAGTACGGCCCCGGCATGTCGGAGCTGGAGAAGCAAATAGCTGAGCACAACATCCTCCAGAAGGAGATCGAGGCCTACGGGCTCCAGATCAAGAACCTGCGCTCCGGG GATGTGGCAGATTTAAAAAGCCAGTACAAGGACTTGCTG AAAGCTTCCATCTGGCGAGGGCAGAGCCTTGGCAGCCTCTACcaccacctgcagggctgcaccaAGGAGCTGAGCTACCTGACAGAGCAGCAGACCAAGATCCTGAAGCAGGACTGGAGTGACCAGATGATGGATGTGCAGAGCGTGCGCCGGGAGTACGAG GATTTCAAGTCCAATGATCTGCTCAGCCAGGAGGAGTTTGTGAACCACCTTCAGGACGATGGGGACAGGATGATGGAGCTGAAGCACCCAGCCATCAAACCAATCCAG GCTCACCAGGAAGCCTTGAAGAACGAGTGGCAGAATTTCCTGAATCTCTGCATTTGCCAGGAGAGCCAGCTGAAAAGTGTGGAGAGCTATAAGAAG TTCCAGGATGATGCTGAGGCTGTGAGCCGCTCCCTGAAGAAGATGAGCTCTGACCTGGACACCAAATACAGCAAATTCAACAAAGACAGCCCTGGGGTGGTGTCAGATCTGCTGCTTCAGCTGGAG AACGAGGAGAAGGCGTTGAAGCAGGCAGAGAAGAGCATCACTGACCTGAAGAGAAGGAGCAAAGAGATCAGCCCCCTGAAGCTGCGCAGGACTCGTCCCTCTCAGCCCCTCACCCTGGACACCCTCTGCGACTGGGATGCTGGGGAG gtgcagCTGACCAGAGGGGACAAGTACACTCTGAAGGACAACAGCAACCCGGAGATGTGGGTGGTCCAGAGCAGCACTGGTGTGGTCCAGGAGGCACCTTCTGCTTGTTTCTCCATCCCTCCTCCTGACCCTGAGTCCATAGACAAGGTCAATAG GTTGGAAGGGGAGCTGAACACGGTGAAGCAGAAGCGAGCAGCGGTTCAGGGCACCCTGAGACGCAGCCAAAAGGAGCAGGTGCAGCCCAGCCAGCAAG CTGTGTCCAGGAACCCTCCAGCAGTCCAGGATGATCCCCAAGCTGACCGGCTCCTCAGCAGCCTGGATCGTGTTGGCAAGGACCTGGTCCAGGTAGAAAAGGAGGTCTTGAACCGAGTGAGGTCTCCTGTGAACTACAGCGACCCTACAGATGACCTTGGCAGGAGGATcaagcagcagcag GAAACAACAAAGAAACTTGAGAACCTGGGGGCAGCCAAGGATGCCTTGCAGAAGGAGTGTGAGACCTACCTTTCCAAGAaacccagcagcacctcagccTCCCAGCTCCCTGTCACACTGAATGCCCTCAGGAGCAAATACAACGATGTCAATATGCTCTCCAGCCTGTACAACGAGAA ggCTAAGGCTGCCCTGAACCTGGAGACTCAGATTGAGAACACAGACAAGATTGTCAGCACGTTTGAGGCCAAGCTGGCTCAGGACAGCATCATTCCTGCATCCCCCAATGCCCTGCAGGATCGGGCCAATGACCTGCAG AAGATGAGGCGGGACCTGGTGGCCCAGGAGGGCTGTGTGCTGAAGCTGAACCGGGGGCTCAAGGATGCTGagcacagctgcagtgctgtgcagaaCAACTTCCAGGAGTACTGCCCCGACCTGCCCCGGCAGAAgcgggaggtgcagctcctcaACGATCGCTACCACGCCGTGGccgaccagctggatcagcg AGAGAAGACCCTCAGGAACATCAGCCTCACCTACCAGCAGTTCCAAAACTCCAATGAGAACCTGATGTTCTGGATGAACAACCTGCCCAAGCACCAAGTGAAAACCACTGATGGGCCAAGCCAGATCAATTACAAGCTGCAGGCACAGAAG AGGCTGGTGGAGGAGATCCAGGGCAAGGAGCCCGAGAGGAACGCCCTGGTCAGGCTGTCCCAGAACGTGCAGTCCACACTCAAT GACTATGAGCTTGAAGCAGGCAAATACAGCTCCTCCCTGGACCCTTCCCTGACCGACTCCGCTGCCAAGAGGCTGCGTGTGACCCCCCTGCAGGAAAGCATCCAGGCCCAG GAAAATGATGTCACCAAGCTCTACATGGAGCTGgcagcagaaaacaaacagcagctCAGCCGGCTGGAGTTTGCCAAGAAGATTGTTGAGAAG AAGGAAGTGCATGAGGACATTGAAGCTGTACATGAGCAAACCcagaaagctgaaaataaaatgaaaacaagcagGGAATCTGAGGGGTTGAaactgcagctggaggaggaaaggaggaaagtgGCCAGGATTGAAGAGGACCTGGAGGAACACAGAAACAAGCTACTGATGTTAAAAACTCAGAAGCCCATTGAAAGAGTGGAAGAAAAAGAGGTGATTGAATACTACAGAGACCCACAGGTGGAGAGCAACCTGTCTAGGATGGTACAGCAGATTGAAGAGGAAGGCAAAAAGAGGCAGAGCCTGCAAGAGGACATTGATGTGATGAGCCGTAAGCTTGCCCAGATGGAGAGCGAGAAGAAGGtcgctcctgcccagctccttaCCAAAGAGATTACAAAAATTGAGAAGGATCCAAGCCTGGATGGCCAAGCAGCCAGTCTTCATCAGGAGATCAAGCATCTCCAGGAGGAAagcttggctgctgcttctgaaCTTGAGCAGCTTAAGAGGGAGCTGCACATGCTGGAGCGAAAGCAGCCCAACATCCGAGAGAAAGTGGTGGTGAAGGAGCTCATCAAGCTGgagaaaaacccagaaatgctgaagtCTGTTAGGACCCTGCAGTTACAAATCGATGATGAATCCTTCAAAAGGAAGTCTGCAGAAGAAGCAATAGTGAAAGTGAAGAACAAGATTGAGGAGGTGGAAAGACTGATTGAAACAGCAGAACCCAAAATTATTGTGAAGGAGGTGAAACAGGTAGAGCAGGACCCAGAGTTATTGAAAGAGACTTCCAAGCTGAAAACTCTGATTGAAGAAGAGAGGAGCAAAAACTTGATGCTGACAGgtgagctgggagagctgcagaCCCAGTACAGCATCGCAGAGAAGCAAAAGCCCAGGATAGAGGTAAAAGAGAGGGTCAACGAGATCTTCATGGTGGACCCTGAAACAGAGCGGCAGATTGCACACCTGAAAAGGGAACTGCAGGAAGTCACTCTGAAAAGGACAAAGATTGACAGCGAAGTGGAAGAGGCCTTAGCAGAGCTCAAAGTCCTCAGGTCACAAAAACCAGAGGTGGAGTTTAAGGAGGTCATAGAGGAGGTGGTGAAACATGAAAAAAGTCCAGAGATTCTCAGAGAAATTGATAGGCTGAAAGAGCAGCTCAATGAACTTGTGAACACCAACGGCAGGACCCAGGAGCAGCTCATTAGGCTGCAGGGGGAAAGGGATGAATGGAGGAGGGAGAGATCCAAGGTGGAAACCAAGCTGGTCAACAAGGAAGTCATTCGATATGAGAATGATCCACTCTTGGAAAAAGAAGCCGATCGCCTGCGTCAGGAGGTGCGTAACATGTCCCAGAagaggagagctgcagaggatGCCATCTATGACCTGCAGAACAAATACATGCTGCTGGAGAGGCGGAAGCCAGAGGAGAAAGTGGTTGTTCAAGAGGTGATACTGACCCAAAAGGATCCAAAGCTCCGAGATGAGCACAGCAGGCTGAGACGTAGTCTGGATGAGGAGGTGAGCAACAGGCGTCGCCTGGAACGTGACGTGCAGCAGGTTCGTGTGCTGGTGGAAGAGCAAGAGAAGTTGCTCAACTTTCAGGAGGATCGAAGCAAGAGGCTTGCACTGGAGAAGGAGATGAGACAAATTACACTGAGAAtaaaggagctggaggagagcccagccccagtgcagGAAAAGATCATTATGGAAGAAGTGGTCAAGCTGGAGAAGGATCCAGTCCTGGAACAATCTGCCAGCAACCTGCGCTTGGAGCTGGACCGGGAGAAGATGGAGGTGCTGAACTTGCAGAGAGAATGCAAGAACCTGCAGGTGCAAGTCGATGtcctgcagaaaacaaaatcccaggaGAAGACCATCTACAAGGAGGTGATTCGAGTGGAAAAAGACAGAGCACTGGAGAGTGAACGTGCACGcatctgggagctgctgagcagggagaggggggCCAAGCAAAAGGTAGAAGAGGAGGTACGGCGGCTCCGGGAGAAGATCGAGAGAGCTGAAGGCATGAAGAGGACATGGGCTCGTGAAGAGACGGAGCTGCAGAAAGCCAGGAACCTGGCCATCCAGGAGAGAGCCAACTTGGAGAGTGAACTGcgggagctggagaggcagaagcagcagaaagtTCTCTTCCTTCGTGAGGAATCCAAACTGCTCAGCCAGCGGACTGAGAATGACaggcagaagaagaagcagctggAACATGAGGTTTCCCTGCTGGAGGCAGACATCCTTAGGGAGAAGGACCACATCTACAACAAGGAGAGGTTAATTCGGGATCTCCAGTCAAAGGTCAACCGTGAAGAAATCAATCATGAGACCCAGATGAGAGAGACCAACCTCTCTACCAAGATCTCTATCTTGGACCCTGACACAGGGAAGGACATGTCCCCTTATGAAGCCTACAAGCGAGGTATCATAGACAGAGGCCAGTAcatccagctgcaggagctggagtgTGACTGGGAGGAAGTCACCACCTTGGGCCCAAATGGGGAGATCTCACTTCTCCTTGACAAGAAAAGTGGGAAGCAGTATTCCATCGATGATGCACTAAGGCTGAGGAGGATCACAAAGGAGGAGTACCAACTGTATCGGGATGGCAAGATTCCCATCTCTGAATTTGCCTTGCTGGTGGCTGGGGAAACCAAGCCTCCCTCATCCCTCTCAATTGGCTCCATCATCTCCAAATCCCCACTCACATCACCCACCACCCACCAAGCCCAAACCTTCTTCCCCCCAGCCTCACAGAAGGGCATATGTGATGACACATCCCCCATCGCTGGGGTGTACGACACCACCACCAACACCAAGTACAACATCAAAACTGCTGTTGCAAAGAAGCTGCTCGATCCCATGACAGCTCAGAAGCTCCTGGAAGCCCAGGCTGCCACGGGGGGCATCATAGACCTCATTTCCAGGGACCGGTTCTCAGTCCATAAGGCGATTGAGAGGGGGCTGATTGACAGGACCTACATGCAGAGACTCCTCAATGCCCAGAAAGCTTTCACAGGCATTGAGGACCCAGTGACCAAGCGAAGGCTGTCTGTGGGGGAAGCAGTTCAGAAGGGTTGGATGACCAAGGAG